The proteins below come from a single bacterium genomic window:
- the rpsH gene encoding 30S ribosomal protein S8: protein MTVTDPVADLLTRIRNANSAKHDFVEVPASKLSMEILRILRDEGFIKNYESLKDRKFPTAKIALKYGPKQEQIISNLKRVSKPGLRVYAKRDKVPRVLRGLGVAVISTSRGVMTDRDARKLGIGGEVLCYIW, encoded by the coding sequence ATGACCGTGACAGATCCTGTAGCAGACCTGCTGACGAGGATTCGGAACGCGAATTCAGCGAAGCATGACTTCGTGGAGGTACCTGCTTCAAAATTGAGTATGGAAATACTTCGTATCTTGAGGGACGAAGGGTTCATCAAAAATTACGAATCTTTGAAGGACCGGAAATTCCCGACTGCCAAGATAGCTTTGAAGTATGGTCCAAAACAGGAACAGATCATTAGCAATCTGAAGAGGGTATCAAAGCCCGGACTCAGAGTATACGCCAAGCGTGACAAAGTGCCGAGAGTGCTTCGTGGACTGGGTGTGGCCGTCATCAGCACATCCAGGGGCGTTATGACTGACCGTGATGCCAGGAAACTCGGCATTGGTGGCGAAGTTCTGTGCTACATTTGGTAG
- the rpmD gene encoding 50S ribosomal protein L30: MLKITLKNSVIGYNKRQRATVKALGLGKVGSSVVQSANDCVKGMINKVGHLLEVEELSDPVEVKE; the protein is encoded by the coding sequence ATGCTTAAGATTACGCTGAAAAACTCAGTAATAGGATACAACAAACGGCAGCGCGCTACTGTAAAGGCCCTTGGGTTGGGCAAGGTAGGTTCGTCTGTTGTGCAGTCTGCAAATGACTGCGTGAAGGGCATGATCAATAAGGTCGGTCACCTTCTTGAAGTAGAAGAACTCAGCGATCCTGTGGAGGTAAAGGAATGA
- the truA gene encoding tRNA pseudouridine(38-40) synthase TruA, with product MRNVKVVVEYDGTDYFGFQYQPGVPTIQGELERVLSTLVKRKVIVYGSGRTDAGVHAAGQVINFRIDEGIPTDRVCAAMNSLLPKDIAVLSAVEVENDFHARYSAVSRLYRYDILSQSVRSALEGRFCWHINRPLNVDAMRAGARCLLGVHDFSSFWCARGADDCPVRDMKSIVVDGHGEHVIIEMRANAFLRSMVRVIVGTLVDVGLGKLAGSDVCDILEAQDRRVAGKTAPPQGLCLMEVEY from the coding sequence GTGAGAAACGTCAAGGTCGTCGTTGAATACGACGGCACTGACTACTTCGGCTTTCAGTATCAGCCGGGCGTGCCGACGATCCAGGGAGAGCTTGAAAGAGTTCTATCCACGCTCGTAAAACGCAAGGTGATAGTGTATGGTTCGGGACGCACTGATGCCGGGGTGCATGCGGCAGGTCAGGTAATAAATTTCCGAATAGATGAAGGCATTCCGACTGATCGGGTATGTGCGGCGATGAACTCGCTGCTTCCGAAGGATATAGCAGTTCTTTCGGCAGTCGAAGTGGAAAATGATTTCCATGCCAGATATTCGGCAGTTTCCAGACTGTATAGATATGATATACTCAGTCAGAGCGTGCGGAGCGCACTTGAAGGACGTTTCTGTTGGCATATAAATCGGCCACTGAATGTCGATGCGATGAGAGCAGGGGCTAGATGCCTTCTGGGTGTTCATGATTTCTCGTCGTTTTGGTGTGCGAGGGGGGCGGATGATTGCCCTGTTCGTGATATGAAGTCGATTGTGGTCGACGGGCACGGCGAGCATGTGATAATCGAGATGCGAGCGAATGCTTTTCTGCGTTCGATGGTCAGAGTGATAGTCGGGACGCTGGTCGATGTAGGTCTGGGCAAGTTGGCTGGCTCGGATGTTTGTGACATTTTGGAGGCACAGGATCGCAGGGTTGCAGGTAAGACGGCACCC
- the infA gene encoding translation initiation factor IF-1, which translates to MAKEKAIEVEGRVSESLPNAMFRVELPNGHMVLAHVSGKIRMHFIKILPGDRVLLELSPYDLTRGRIIYRYK; encoded by the coding sequence ATGGCTAAAGAAAAGGCCATAGAAGTCGAAGGGCGGGTAAGTGAATCCCTTCCCAACGCAATGTTTCGTGTGGAACTCCCGAATGGGCATATGGTGCTCGCGCATGTCTCTGGCAAGATCAGGATGCACTTTATAAAAATCCTGCCAGGAGATCGCGTATTATTGGAACTTAGCCCGTATGACCTGACTCGGGGGAGAATTATATATCGATACAAGTAG
- the rpmJ gene encoding 50S ribosomal protein L36: MKVRASVKPMCDKCKVIKRKGVIRVICKQYPKHKQRQG, translated from the coding sequence ATGAAAGTAAGAGCTTCTGTGAAGCCCATGTGTGACAAGTGCAAGGTGATCAAGCGGAAGGGTGTTATCCGCGTGATCTGCAAGCAGTATCCTAAGCATAAACAGCGACAAGGATAG
- the fusA gene encoding elongation factor G, with product MKKYSIEAIRNVALVGHGGTGKSSLAEAMLYASGAISRLGRVDDGSAASDFDPDEVSRKMSINAAVLPCEWKNAKINFVDTPGYPDFVGDVIGSMRAVEAALILVDGTGAIEVGTETGWDLATEAGITKMFFVNKLEKENTDFNRALEALRSKFGTSVAPLQLPIGSEDKFIGVVDLLSHKAYKWENGKVAPTDIPGEMQSQIEQMREALIESVAEMDDALMEKYFEEGTLPDEDIAKGLELGLKSGKVVPVLCGSAMKMVGVDTLLDFIVSSVPSPASIPPVEGKSPSGADEKRGPNDPFCALVFKTMADPYVGKLTYFRVFSGLMKSDSHIFNANKDHDERVGQVYFLQGKNQEATSEVGPGDIGAVAKLQETTTGDTLCDKAKPIVLNPIAFPEPVYSLSVKAKTKADEDKLGPALQKLSEEDPSFKTHRDAETSQTIMAGQGDTHIDIVVERLKRKFGVEVETEIPKIAYRETITGTAEAQGRHKKQTGGRGQFGDCWVKLEPQPRGEGYEFVDAIVGGAIPRQWIPSVDKGIREAMSTGIQAGATVVDIKATCYDGSFHTVDSSDMAFQLAGRLAFRAAAEKANPVILEPVMEVEVIVPEEFMGDVIGDLNSKRGRVAGMEPIGGGRQRIKAQVPQSEMLRYSIDLRSIARGRGRFSAKFSNYEEAPHSVAQQIIAEAEKAKKEE from the coding sequence ATGAAAAAGTATTCTATCGAAGCAATAAGAAATGTTGCGTTGGTAGGGCACGGCGGCACGGGTAAGAGTTCGCTTGCTGAGGCGATGCTCTACGCTTCCGGGGCAATCAGCAGACTTGGTCGTGTGGATGACGGCTCAGCTGCCAGTGATTTCGACCCGGATGAAGTTAGCAGGAAAATGAGTATTAACGCGGCAGTATTGCCGTGTGAGTGGAAGAACGCAAAGATCAACTTTGTGGATACGCCCGGCTATCCTGATTTTGTTGGAGATGTCATCGGCAGTATGAGAGCGGTAGAGGCTGCACTTATTCTGGTCGACGGCACAGGCGCCATTGAGGTTGGTACCGAGACTGGCTGGGACCTTGCCACGGAGGCAGGGATCACCAAGATGTTCTTTGTCAACAAACTTGAAAAAGAGAATACAGACTTTAACAGAGCGCTGGAAGCTCTGAGGTCAAAGTTTGGAACGAGCGTAGCTCCGCTTCAGCTTCCGATTGGCTCTGAGGACAAGTTCATAGGCGTGGTCGATCTGCTGTCGCATAAGGCATATAAGTGGGAGAACGGCAAGGTTGCCCCGACTGATATTCCGGGAGAGATGCAGTCTCAGATCGAGCAGATGCGCGAGGCGCTGATTGAGTCCGTAGCTGAGATGGACGATGCGCTCATGGAGAAGTATTTTGAAGAGGGAACTCTTCCTGATGAAGACATAGCCAAAGGTCTGGAGCTTGGTCTGAAGTCGGGTAAGGTTGTTCCGGTGCTTTGCGGTTCGGCTATGAAGATGGTCGGTGTAGATACACTGCTTGACTTTATAGTATCAAGTGTGCCTTCACCTGCATCAATTCCGCCGGTCGAGGGCAAGAGTCCTTCTGGTGCCGATGAGAAGCGTGGACCCAATGATCCGTTCTGTGCGCTGGTATTCAAGACTATGGCCGATCCATATGTAGGCAAGCTGACGTATTTCCGAGTCTTTTCCGGCTTGATGAAGTCTGACTCGCACATATTTAACGCGAACAAGGATCATGATGAGCGGGTAGGGCAGGTCTATTTCCTGCAGGGTAAGAATCAGGAAGCGACCTCTGAAGTTGGACCCGGCGACATTGGTGCTGTAGCGAAGCTTCAGGAGACTACGACCGGCGACACACTTTGCGACAAGGCCAAGCCGATTGTGCTTAATCCCATAGCGTTCCCTGAGCCTGTTTATTCACTGTCCGTTAAGGCGAAGACAAAGGCTGATGAGGACAAACTTGGTCCGGCTTTGCAAAAGCTCAGTGAAGAGGATCCATCGTTCAAGACGCATCGTGATGCTGAGACCAGTCAGACGATTATGGCCGGTCAGGGCGATACGCATATTGACATCGTAGTCGAAAGACTCAAGCGCAAGTTCGGGGTTGAAGTCGAGACAGAGATACCGAAGATTGCGTATCGTGAGACAATCACGGGCACCGCTGAAGCTCAGGGCAGACACAAGAAGCAGACAGGCGGCCGTGGTCAGTTTGGAGACTGCTGGGTCAAGCTCGAGCCTCAACCGAGGGGCGAGGGTTATGAGTTTGTTGATGCGATTGTGGGCGGCGCAATACCGAGGCAGTGGATTCCATCGGTCGATAAAGGCATTCGTGAGGCGATGTCAACCGGAATCCAGGCCGGAGCAACGGTTGTGGATATCAAAGCAACCTGTTATGACGGGAGCTTTCATACCGTCGACTCATCTGATATGGCTTTCCAGCTTGCAGGCAGGCTTGCATTCAGAGCGGCTGCTGAAAAGGCTAACCCTGTAATACTTGAGCCGGTTATGGAAGTTGAAGTAATTGTGCCGGAAGAGTTCATGGGCGACGTTATAGGAGACCTGAACTCAAAGCGCGGCAGGGTCGCGGGTATGGAGCCGATTGGCGGCGGCAGACAGAGAATAAAGGCACAGGTGCCGCAGTCTGAGATGCTCAGATATTCGATTGATCTGCGTTCAATCGCTCGCGGCAGAGGCCGATTCTCTGCGAAGTTTTCTAACTATGAAGAGGCTCCGCACAGTGTTGCGCAGCAAATTATTGCAGAAGCCGAAAAGGCTAAGAAAGAAGAGTAG
- a CDS encoding adenylate kinase, protein MRIVLFGPPGSGKGTQASILKEKYGAAHISTGDTLREAVANKTEVGLKAKEYMEKGELVPDEVVIAIAKDKLASVGGEGFLLDGFPRTIAQAEALDAALAEIAKPLDAVVNLEVDDEELVKRLSGRRVCPGCGEPYHVDTKAPKVEGKCDKCGGDLVHRADDQPDAIRNRLKVYNNQTAPVLGYYGEKGILKNIDAVGAIADIQAKIAKALGA, encoded by the coding sequence TTGAGGATAGTTTTGTTTGGACCTCCAGGGTCCGGTAAGGGTACGCAGGCAAGTATACTTAAAGAAAAATATGGCGCGGCGCACATATCGACTGGAGATACACTGCGCGAAGCCGTCGCAAACAAGACTGAAGTTGGTCTTAAGGCCAAGGAATATATGGAAAAGGGCGAGTTGGTGCCCGATGAAGTCGTGATCGCAATCGCAAAGGACAAGCTCGCTTCGGTAGGTGGGGAAGGTTTTTTACTTGATGGCTTTCCTCGCACGATTGCACAGGCTGAAGCGCTTGATGCAGCACTTGCTGAGATCGCCAAGCCGCTTGATGCGGTTGTCAATCTAGAGGTTGATGACGAGGAACTAGTAAAGCGGCTTTCCGGCAGGAGAGTATGTCCCGGATGCGGTGAGCCATATCATGTGGATACAAAGGCTCCAAAGGTTGAGGGCAAGTGTGACAAGTGCGGTGGTGATCTTGTTCACAGGGCTGATGACCAGCCCGATGCAATCAGAAACAGACTGAAAGTTTATAACAATCAGACTGCACCGGTTCTTGGGTATTATGGCGAAAAGGGGATATTGAAGAACATCGATGCAGTCGGCGCTATAGCCGACATTCAAGCCAAAATAGCAAAGGCACTTGGTGCATAA
- the rpsD gene encoding 30S ribosomal protein S4: protein MASEGNAVCRLCRREGVKLYLKGDKCYSRKCPVEKRAYPPGQHGQGGMRRKLSDYGVQLREKQKMRRVYGIREGQFRIYVKEATRRTGVTGENLLQLLEMRLDNVVYRLGLATSRAQARQFVNHGHIMVNGKRVDIPSYQVRPNDTVEVVEGAKKIPPLVGAIEASGGRALPTWLQFDANQFRGNIVSAPTRDEIDTDVQESLIVEFYSR from the coding sequence ATGGCATCGGAAGGAAACGCTGTCTGCAGATTGTGCAGACGCGAAGGCGTAAAGCTCTATCTTAAGGGCGATAAGTGCTATTCCCGCAAGTGCCCTGTTGAGAAGAGGGCATACCCGCCTGGCCAGCACGGTCAGGGCGGCATGCGGCGCAAATTGTCTGATTACGGCGTCCAGCTCCGCGAAAAGCAGAAGATGCGCCGTGTATATGGCATAAGAGAAGGCCAGTTCAGAATATATGTCAAGGAAGCCACGCGGCGAACGGGCGTAACGGGTGAGAACCTGCTCCAGCTTCTGGAGATGCGTCTGGACAATGTGGTATATCGGCTGGGACTTGCGACATCAAGAGCCCAGGCTCGTCAATTCGTCAATCATGGCCATATTATGGTCAACGGGAAGCGCGTGGACATCCCTTCATATCAGGTCCGTCCAAATGACACTGTTGAGGTAGTCGAGGGTGCTAAGAAGATTCCTCCGCTTGTCGGGGCAATCGAGGCGTCGGGCGGAAGGGCGTTGCCCACCTGGCTTCAGTTCGATGCGAATCAATTCAGGGGCAACATTGTGTCGGCTCCCACACGCGACGAGATCGATACAGATGTGCAAGAATCGCTAATAGTCGAGTTCTATTCGAGATAA
- the rpsK gene encoding 30S ribosomal protein S11 yields MVRKAATVRTKAKEKKNIVQGVAHIKSTFNNTIVSITDTTGAVVAWSSAGQVGFKGTKKSTPFAAQLAAEAAARKAMEHGMKRVDVLVKGPGSGRETAIRSLQTVGLEVSMIKDCTPIPHNGCRPPKRRRV; encoded by the coding sequence TTGGTTAGAAAAGCAGCGACTGTGCGTACAAAAGCCAAGGAAAAGAAAAATATCGTCCAGGGCGTAGCGCACATTAAGAGCACGTTTAATAATACTATAGTGTCCATAACCGATACGACCGGCGCCGTGGTTGCATGGTCAAGTGCGGGTCAGGTTGGATTCAAGGGGACAAAGAAGAGCACCCCGTTTGCAGCGCAGTTGGCTGCTGAAGCGGCAGCGCGCAAGGCCATGGAGCATGGAATGAAGCGTGTGGATGTATTGGTCAAGGGTCCCGGTTCGGGACGCGAGACAGCAATAAGGTCTCTTCAGACAGTGGGTTTGGAGGTCAGTATGATAAAAGACTGCACCCCGATCCCTCACAACGGCTGTCGTCCACCGAAACGACGCAGAGTATAA
- a CDS encoding type Z 30S ribosomal protein S14, protein MAKQCLIQKQQRKPKFSVRKYNRCGLCGRSRGYIRRFGICRICFREMAHQGLIPGVTKSSW, encoded by the coding sequence GTGGCAAAACAGTGCCTGATTCAAAAACAGCAGCGCAAGCCGAAGTTCAGCGTGCGAAAATACAATCGCTGTGGGCTTTGTGGTAGATCAAGAGGATACATCCGCAGGTTTGGAATCTGCAGAATATGTTTCCGTGAGATGGCGCATCAGGGATTGATCCCCGGCGTCACCAAATCGAGCTGGTAA
- the secY gene encoding preprotein translocase subunit SecY produces the protein MLASLMAAFRVPDLKKRITFLFMMFAVYVVGLHISVPGVNTEILSERLSGGLFDILNAFTGGAFKKYTIFAMGIMPYINASIIMQLLTIAIPQLEELQKEGAAGQKKIRLWTRWLTGALAVFQAFGTTTWLRSMGAIQSQGGLFDPTIWWIAITLAAGTAFLMWMGEQITDKGIGNGVSIVIFAGIIAYLPSQIFTTMEVVITNGWWFKLALLVALFVGTIAFMIAVTQAQRKIPIQHVKRVVGNKMYGGQSSFLPLKVNSAGVIPIIFAVSIQYFPLTVVNIFTHGDPQTKFGEIAQSFANNIAPGATWWGSLFYALMIIGFTYFYTAVTFNVKDVSDNLKKWGSFIPGIRPGKPTQEYLDKIMTRITLSGAIFLAIVALLQYYVPSITGIQTFSLVGGTSLLIVVGVALETMQAIESHLLMRHYEGFIK, from the coding sequence ATGCTTGCATCGTTGATGGCAGCGTTTAGAGTTCCAGATTTGAAGAAGAGGATTACATTCCTCTTCATGATGTTTGCTGTCTATGTGGTTGGGCTGCATATTTCCGTTCCCGGTGTCAACACAGAGATATTGTCGGAAAGACTCAGTGGTGGTCTGTTCGATATTCTCAATGCGTTCACCGGAGGCGCTTTCAAGAAGTATACGATCTTTGCTATGGGCATTATGCCCTACATCAATGCGTCGATTATTATGCAGCTTTTGACAATTGCCATTCCGCAGTTGGAAGAGTTGCAGAAAGAAGGTGCAGCAGGCCAGAAGAAGATCAGACTGTGGACAAGGTGGCTGACAGGCGCATTGGCCGTATTCCAGGCGTTTGGAACAACAACATGGCTTCGTTCGATGGGTGCTATTCAGTCTCAAGGTGGCCTGTTTGATCCGACTATCTGGTGGATTGCAATCACACTTGCTGCAGGGACAGCATTCCTGATGTGGATGGGTGAGCAGATAACCGATAAAGGCATAGGAAACGGCGTATCGATAGTAATTTTTGCCGGCATCATTGCATATCTGCCAAGCCAGATATTTACAACGATGGAAGTTGTAATTACAAACGGCTGGTGGTTTAAGCTGGCTTTGTTGGTAGCGTTATTCGTCGGGACCATAGCATTTATGATCGCCGTTACACAGGCTCAGCGCAAGATACCAATTCAGCATGTCAAGCGCGTAGTCGGCAACAAGATGTATGGTGGGCAATCGAGTTTTCTACCATTGAAGGTTAACTCGGCTGGAGTAATCCCGATCATCTTTGCGGTGTCAATCCAATATTTTCCGCTTACGGTTGTAAACATCTTTACGCATGGCGACCCTCAGACCAAATTCGGTGAAATTGCTCAGAGCTTTGCTAATAACATTGCTCCAGGTGCCACTTGGTGGGGGTCATTGTTTTATGCACTTATGATTATTGGCTTCACCTATTTCTACACAGCTGTAACGTTCAATGTAAAGGACGTTTCAGATAATCTCAAGAAGTGGGGAAGCTTTATTCCAGGCATCAGGCCTGGTAAGCCGACACAGGAATATCTCGACAAGATCATGACCAGAATCACTCTTTCAGGCGCGATCTTCCTGGCGATTGTTGCACTGCTTCAGTATTATGTTCCGTCGATTACAGGTATTCAGACTTTCAGCCTGGTTGGCGGCACATCACTGCTGATCGTAGTTGGTGTTGCACTTGAGACGATGCAAGCTATCGAAAGTCACCTGCTCATGAGGCACTACGAAGGCTTCATTAAATAG
- the rplO gene encoding 50S ribosomal protein L15, whose amino-acid sequence MRLEDLRPAPGSTHKSKRVGRGTGSGQGKTAGKGHKGQKARSGQKPRPGFEGGQTPLHRRLPQRSGFRNVNRKIYAIVSLDDLERFDAGTEVTPELLITSGLVGGAMDGIKVLGDGEITKSLTVRAHKFSKSAEEKLKAAGGTTEVL is encoded by the coding sequence ATGAGACTCGAGGATTTGCGTCCTGCTCCGGGATCAACGCATAAATCGAAGCGTGTAGGCCGAGGCACGGGTTCCGGCCAGGGCAAGACTGCCGGCAAGGGTCACAAAGGGCAGAAGGCACGAAGCGGTCAGAAGCCCAGACCGGGTTTTGAAGGTGGACAGACTCCTCTGCACCGCAGACTTCCACAGAGAAGTGGGTTCAGAAATGTGAACCGCAAGATTTATGCGATTGTAAGCCTGGATGATCTTGAAAGATTCGACGCCGGTACCGAGGTCACACCGGAACTGCTTATCACGAGTGGTCTGGTTGGAGGAGCAATGGACGGCATAAAAGTGCTCGGTGATGGTGAGATAACCAAATCTCTTACAGTGCGTGCTCATAAGTTCAGCAAGAGCGCCGAAGAGAAGCTCAAAGCTGCAGGCGGCACGACGGAGGTATTATAG
- the rpsM gene encoding 30S ribosomal protein S13: MARIAGVDLPRDKKVEYALTYIYGIGLPSAQKIVEKAGVDPNTRMRDLTEGEISELRRVIEGEYTVEGDLRRELSMSIRRLMEIGSYRGLRHRRGLPVRGQRTKTNARMRKGPRRTVGVRRKK, encoded by the coding sequence TTGGCGAGAATTGCAGGTGTAGACCTTCCCAGGGACAAAAAAGTAGAATATGCGCTGACCTATATATACGGAATCGGTCTTCCCAGCGCTCAGAAGATAGTTGAGAAGGCGGGAGTCGATCCGAATACAAGGATGCGTGACCTGACGGAAGGTGAAATATCGGAACTAAGGCGTGTTATTGAAGGCGAATACACCGTGGAAGGCGATCTACGGCGTGAGCTTTCAATGAGCATCAGGCGTCTTATGGAAATCGGCTCCTACAGGGGTCTTAGGCATCGCCGCGGATTGCCTGTACGTGGTCAGCGAACGAAGACCAATGCGCGAATGCGTAAGGGTCCGCGAAGAACTGTCGGCGTACGCCGCAAGAAGTAG
- the rplQ gene encoding 50S ribosomal protein L17, producing the protein MRHRVAGRKLDLPTDQRMALLHGLVRSLIMYEKIETTEPRAKEARAIAEKLITLAKQNTVHARRMARKVLPTANMPKGMLSANGKAQKELRAEMVANDAVKHLFDVVAPKFADKQSGYTRMTKIGLRRGDAASVVKLELAVD; encoded by the coding sequence ATGCGACATCGTGTTGCTGGAAGAAAACTGGATCTGCCGACCGACCAGAGGATGGCCCTTTTGCATGGTCTGGTAAGGTCCTTGATAATGTATGAAAAGATAGAGACGACCGAGCCTCGCGCAAAGGAAGCTCGAGCCATTGCTGAAAAGCTGATTACGCTTGCAAAGCAGAATACGGTTCATGCGCGCAGAATGGCTCGAAAGGTTTTGCCGACAGCCAACATGCCCAAGGGTATGCTCAGTGCTAACGGCAAAGCTCAGAAGGAATTGCGCGCTGAGATGGTAGCAAACGATGCTGTGAAGCATTTGTTTGATGTAGTTGCGCCAAAGTTTGCGGACAAGCAGAGCGGTTACACTCGAATGACGAAGATCGGGTTAAGGCGCGGCGATGCTGCTTCTGTAGTCAAGCTGGAACTCGCGGTAGACTAG
- the rplR gene encoding 50S ribosomal protein L18, which translates to MNKKELLRQKRHKRVRKTVAGTESKPRLDVYRSICNIYAQVIDDQSGKTLVSASTIDGELKSKVKSGGNIEAAKLVGQLVAKRAVEKGIETVVFDRGGYKYHGRVAALADGAREAGLKF; encoded by the coding sequence ATGAATAAGAAGGAACTACTTCGGCAAAAGCGCCATAAGAGAGTAAGAAAGACCGTGGCCGGGACAGAGTCTAAGCCAAGACTTGATGTCTACAGAAGCATATGTAACATATATGCTCAGGTGATTGACGATCAATCCGGCAAAACGCTGGTCTCCGCTTCAACGATAGATGGCGAATTGAAGTCGAAAGTCAAGAGCGGCGGCAACATCGAGGCCGCAAAGTTGGTCGGTCAGCTTGTTGCAAAGCGGGCTGTCGAAAAGGGTATTGAGACGGTCGTTTTCGATCGTGGCGGATACAAGTATCATGGCCGTGTCGCAGCGCTGGCAGATGGCGCGCGCGAGGCCGGGCTGAAGTTCTAG
- the rplF gene encoding 50S ribosomal protein L6 — translation MSRIGQLPIPLPSGVQISQEDGVLTVKGPKGALSRSLPGAIEIKVEDNAVICERPSNSKEHRSLHGLTRTLVNNMVVGVTSGYEKRLQVQGVGYRAELQGKNLNLQVGLSHPVLVEPMNGVEFEVGMDTNTRMPFIIARCIDKEVLGQQVANIRKIRPPEPYKGKGIRYYGEVVRRKAGKSGKATK, via the coding sequence ATGAGCAGAATAGGGCAATTACCTATACCGCTGCCGAGTGGAGTGCAGATCAGCCAGGAAGATGGTGTCCTCACCGTCAAGGGTCCCAAAGGGGCTCTGAGCCGATCGTTGCCCGGCGCGATTGAGATAAAAGTAGAGGACAACGCGGTAATTTGCGAGCGTCCTTCAAACAGCAAGGAGCATCGCTCGCTTCATGGTCTGACAAGGACGCTGGTCAACAATATGGTAGTCGGTGTCACATCGGGCTATGAGAAGCGGCTGCAGGTGCAGGGTGTTGGTTATCGTGCGGAGCTTCAGGGCAAGAACCTGAATCTTCAAGTGGGACTTTCTCACCCTGTCCTTGTCGAACCGATGAATGGTGTTGAGTTCGAGGTCGGTATGGATACCAACACAAGAATGCCGTTCATTATTGCGCGATGCATCGACAAGGAAGTGTTGGGACAACAGGTAGCGAACATCCGCAAGATAAGACCGCCGGAGCCGTATAAGGGTAAGGGCATCCGCTATTATGGCGAAGTCGTAAGACGCAAAGCCGGCAAGAGCGGTAAAGCAACCAAATAA
- the map gene encoding type I methionyl aminopeptidase — protein sequence MIIKKTPAQIEKMRAAGAVVARCLKEIAESIVPGKTTTLDIDRMAEELTKKYRAKSSFKNYRGYPNSVCVAVNEEVVHGIPGNRALMSGDIVGIDFGAIVDGWQGDSAITILVGDKGTEEAKRLLRVTREALYMGIDAARVGNRLSDIGHAIQSYVEKNGYSVVRDLVGHGIGRNMHEDPHVPNYGMPGKGVRLEEGMTLAIEPMVNVGTYEVETLGDSWTVVTADGSLSAHFEHTVAIRRDGPDILTVIPTEEALTTNG from the coding sequence ATGATAATCAAAAAGACGCCGGCTCAGATAGAAAAAATGCGAGCCGCAGGTGCGGTAGTTGCGAGGTGTCTGAAAGAGATTGCTGAATCAATCGTTCCGGGCAAGACAACTACGTTGGATATCGACCGGATGGCCGAAGAGCTGACCAAGAAGTATCGTGCCAAAAGCTCGTTTAAGAATTATAGAGGCTACCCTAATTCAGTGTGTGTTGCTGTAAATGAAGAAGTGGTTCATGGTATTCCTGGTAACAGAGCACTGATGTCAGGCGATATTGTGGGTATAGACTTTGGAGCAATTGTAGACGGCTGGCAGGGCGATTCGGCGATAACAATTTTAGTTGGCGACAAAGGGACTGAAGAAGCAAAGCGTCTGTTGAGAGTTACTCGCGAGGCGCTGTATATGGGTATTGATGCTGCCAGGGTCGGCAACAGATTGTCAGACATTGGTCATGCTATTCAGTCATACGTTGAGAAGAATGGCTATTCAGTTGTCCGTGATCTGGTCGGCCATGGAATAGGGCGAAATATGCATGAGGACCCGCATGTTCCGAACTATGGCATGCCGGGTAAGGGCGTAAGGCTCGAAGAGGGAATGACTCTGGCAATAGAGCCTATGGTAAATGTCGGTACATATGAGGTCGAGACTCTTGGGGACAGTTGGACGGTAGTTACAGCGGACGGTTCTTTGTCAGCTCATTTTGAGCATACTGTTGCGATAAGACGTGACGGTCCTGACATCCTGACCGTGATACCGACTGAGGAGGCGTTAACCACAAATGGCTAA